One part of the Candidatus Effluviviaceae Genus I sp. genome encodes these proteins:
- a CDS encoding MATE family efflux transporter has product MEELDTIPSEVADVRPRVDITRGNVLRNVLYMGIPSMIGFGAMTIYSLTDIFWVARLGTAHVAALTLFGAIAWVLGSANQIVGTGSVALVSRRFGERDVEATRDVIRQTFLLKVGMAVVMGAVGLAVVAPVLRLMNASAETQGLALEYAGIYLYGLPFMFASYTGYTALRGVGDAPKAMYVMLLSTALNVGLDPLFIFGFGMGIRGAALATVVSAAVAVAAGLWLLSSGRANITVRGWTHFRPRLCVMLEVLRIGAPAGINGLLRSMSHWLVATLIAGFGTVVVAAYGIAVRVMDLGILFGVGLELGSSAIVGQNLGAKQKDRAYDAVVKATLLVLVLAGALGAVEFAFARGIVGAFAKDGAVVEVGIVLLRFFAVIQVFIAMHIVLGSAFWGSGDTWPPTVIAAVVEWGVQIPLILAAIHVLRTSETGVWWAMVIATGIEVLLTYLWFRRGKWMHRVV; this is encoded by the coding sequence GTGGAAGAGCTCGACACCATACCGAGCGAAGTGGCCGACGTGCGGCCGAGGGTCGACATCACGAGGGGGAACGTCCTTCGGAACGTGCTCTACATGGGCATCCCCTCGATGATCGGCTTCGGCGCGATGACGATCTACAGCCTCACGGACATCTTCTGGGTCGCCCGCCTCGGCACCGCCCACGTCGCGGCCCTCACGCTGTTCGGCGCCATCGCCTGGGTGCTCGGGTCGGCGAACCAGATCGTGGGCACCGGGTCGGTCGCCCTCGTGTCGCGGCGGTTCGGCGAGCGCGACGTTGAGGCCACGCGCGACGTGATCCGGCAGACGTTCCTGCTCAAGGTCGGCATGGCGGTCGTCATGGGCGCCGTCGGACTCGCCGTCGTCGCGCCGGTCCTTCGGCTCATGAACGCCTCGGCCGAGACGCAGGGTCTTGCGCTCGAGTACGCGGGCATCTACCTGTACGGCCTGCCGTTCATGTTCGCCTCGTACACCGGCTACACGGCGCTCCGCGGCGTCGGCGACGCGCCGAAGGCGATGTACGTCATGCTGCTCTCGACCGCGCTCAACGTCGGGCTGGACCCGCTTTTCATCTTCGGGTTCGGGATGGGCATCCGCGGCGCGGCCCTGGCGACGGTGGTCTCCGCGGCCGTCGCGGTGGCCGCCGGGCTGTGGCTCCTCTCGTCCGGGCGGGCGAACATCACCGTGCGCGGGTGGACGCACTTCCGGCCGCGCCTCTGCGTCATGCTCGAGGTGCTCCGCATCGGCGCGCCGGCGGGCATCAACGGGCTGCTGAGGAGCATGTCGCACTGGCTCGTCGCGACGCTCATCGCGGGGTTCGGCACCGTCGTCGTCGCCGCGTACGGGATCGCCGTGCGCGTGATGGACCTCGGGATCCTGTTCGGCGTCGGTCTCGAGCTGGGGTCGAGCGCGATCGTCGGGCAGAACCTCGGGGCGAAGCAGAAGGACCGCGCGTACGACGCTGTCGTGAAGGCGACGCTCCTCGTGCTCGTGCTGGCCGGCGCGCTCGGCGCGGTCGAGTTCGCGTTCGCCCGCGGCATCGTCGGCGCGTTCGCGAAGGACGGGGCCGTCGTCGAGGTCGGCATCGTGCTGCTTCGGTTCTTCGCGGTCATCCAGGTGTTCATCGCGATGCACATCGTGCTCGGTTCGGCGTTCTGGGGTTCCGGCGACACCTGGCCGCCGACCGTGATCGCGGCGGTCGTCGAGTGGGGCGTTCAGATCCCGCTCATCCTCGCCGCCATCCACGTCCTCCGCACGAGCGAGACCGGGGTGTGGTGGGCGATGGTGATCGCGACGGGGATCGAGGTGCTCCTCACGTACCTGTGGTTCCGACGCGGGAAGTGGATGCACCGCGTGGTGTGA
- a CDS encoding anhydro-N-acetylmuramic acid kinase, with translation MTATVGPPGRLARTLADIASLPERRVVGLMSGTSCDGIDAALVRVRGSGAALEASLDAFVCRPYEPRLRARALAAGAACAPELARLSFDLGEAFADAALAVIEATGLAPTDAHLVGSHGQTVFHEPPGRGRRGATLQLGEADVIAQRTGLPTVADFRTADVAAGGHGAPLIPLVDWLLFRPREGARLMLNLGGIANVTWVTPELEGVRAFDVGPANALIDEIVSAATGGLERMDRGGERALRGSAVERAVEAFLARPYFAEAPPKSTGRETFGRAAAEELSRLAFGGRGIGELGDAETDDLLATAAAVTARAVKGALAFLPSGRPASEVVVSGGGARNAAVMGALAALFDPCPVVGLDRLGMDPDAKEAVGFAVLASESVLGAAGNLPAVTGAARPVVLGKISAGL, from the coding sequence ATGACGGCGACGGTGGGGCCTCCGGGGCGACTGGCGCGGACGCTCGCGGACATCGCGTCGCTCCCCGAGCGGCGCGTCGTCGGCCTCATGTCGGGAACATCGTGCGACGGCATCGACGCCGCGCTCGTCCGCGTGCGCGGGTCGGGCGCCGCGCTTGAGGCGTCGCTCGATGCGTTCGTCTGTCGGCCGTACGAGCCCCGGCTCAGAGCGCGTGCCCTCGCCGCGGGCGCCGCGTGCGCGCCCGAACTCGCGCGGCTCAGCTTCGATCTCGGCGAGGCCTTCGCCGACGCCGCGCTCGCCGTCATCGAGGCGACCGGGCTCGCGCCCACGGACGCGCACCTCGTCGGCTCGCACGGGCAGACGGTGTTTCACGAGCCGCCGGGCCGCGGCCGCCGCGGGGCGACGCTCCAGCTCGGCGAGGCCGACGTCATCGCGCAGCGGACCGGCCTTCCGACCGTCGCGGACTTCCGCACGGCGGACGTCGCCGCCGGCGGACACGGCGCGCCGCTCATCCCGCTCGTGGACTGGCTGCTGTTCCGCCCGCGCGAGGGCGCGCGGCTCATGCTCAACCTCGGTGGCATCGCGAACGTGACCTGGGTGACGCCCGAGCTCGAGGGCGTGCGCGCGTTCGACGTCGGGCCGGCGAACGCGCTGATCGACGAGATCGTGAGCGCGGCCACCGGCGGCCTGGAGCGCATGGACCGCGGGGGCGAGCGCGCGCTCCGAGGCAGCGCGGTCGAGCGCGCCGTCGAGGCGTTCCTCGCGCGACCCTACTTCGCGGAGGCCCCGCCGAAGTCCACCGGCAGGGAGACCTTCGGGCGCGCGGCGGCCGAGGAGCTTTCGCGGCTCGCGTTCGGCGGCCGCGGCATCGGGGAGCTCGGCGACGCCGAGACCGACGACCTCCTCGCGACGGCGGCGGCGGTGACGGCGCGCGCCGTGAAGGGGGCACTTGCGTTCCTTCCTTCCGGCCGGCCGGCGAGCGAGGTCGTTGTGAGCGGCGGCGGCGCGCGGAACGCGGCGGTCATGGGCGCGCTGGCCGCGCTCTTCGACCCGTGCCCGGTCGTCGGCCTCGACCGGCTCGGCATGGACCCCGACGCCAAGGAGGCCGTGGGGTTCGCCGTTCTCGCAAGCGAGTCCGTTCTGGGCGCCGCCGGGAACCTGCCGGCCGTGACCGGCGCCGCGCGGCCGGTCGTCCTCGGGAAGATCAGCGCGGGCCTCTAG
- the murQ gene encoding N-acetylmuramic acid 6-phosphate etherase, whose protein sequence is MSRMGSLLTEQRNPRSRGLDRMDARSIVRLINAEDATVPAAVAAEEDALVAAVELVAAAFRRGGRLLYVGAGTSGRLGVLDAAECPPTFGTDPETVQGIIAGGYGALVRAKEGAEDDAAAGAADLRERAPGPADVVVGIATSGVTPYVLAALGEARRAGTATVFICCSPTEKDAAGADVVIAPAVGPEVVTGSTRMKAGTATKLVLNTITTSAWVLLGKTYENLMVDLTATCDKLRDRACRILAETTGAAHDEAAALIESAGGSVKVALVMKKTGAGAEEARRLLDRSGGSVAKALEGGA, encoded by the coding sequence ATGTCGCGGATGGGCTCGCTTCTCACCGAACAGCGCAACCCGCGCTCCCGCGGCCTCGACCGCATGGACGCGCGGAGCATCGTGCGCCTCATCAACGCGGAGGACGCCACGGTGCCCGCGGCCGTCGCGGCGGAGGAGGACGCCCTCGTCGCGGCGGTCGAGCTCGTGGCGGCGGCCTTTCGCCGCGGCGGCCGGCTCCTCTACGTGGGCGCCGGCACGAGCGGGCGGCTGGGCGTGCTCGACGCCGCCGAGTGCCCGCCGACGTTCGGGACGGACCCGGAGACGGTGCAGGGCATCATCGCCGGCGGGTACGGCGCGCTCGTGCGGGCGAAGGAGGGCGCGGAGGACGACGCGGCCGCCGGCGCGGCCGACCTCCGCGAGCGCGCGCCCGGCCCCGCCGACGTCGTCGTGGGGATCGCGACGAGCGGCGTGACGCCGTACGTGCTCGCGGCCCTCGGCGAGGCCAGGCGCGCGGGGACCGCGACCGTCTTCATCTGCTGCAGCCCGACCGAGAAGGACGCCGCCGGCGCGGACGTCGTCATCGCACCGGCGGTCGGTCCCGAGGTCGTCACCGGCTCGACGCGCATGAAGGCCGGGACGGCGACCAAGCTCGTGCTGAACACCATCACGACGTCCGCCTGGGTGCTCCTCGGGAAGACCTACGAGAACCTCATGGTGGACCTCACGGCGACGTGCGACAAGCTCCGCGACCGCGCGTGCCGCATCCTCGCCGAGACGACGGGCGCGGCCCACGACGAGGCCGCCGCGCTCATCGAGTCGGCGGGCGGGTCCGTCAAGGTGGCGCTCGTCATGAAGAAGACGGGGGCCGGCGCCGAGGAGGCGCGGCGCCTGCTCGATCGAAGCGGCGGGTCGGTGGCGAAGGCGCTCGAGGGGGGCGCATGA
- a CDS encoding lamin tail domain-containing protein translates to MRAVLTVVAVFLAGLVVLGPAAAEGAIVLNEVLADPARDWSPTDGDDTYDSLDDEWVEIYNTGPAAVDLTGWRLTDATGEWRFGFDGVLQPGAHVVVYGNESYDWEDANGFPKYGLSLNNGGDTVKLVAADLVTVVDQVTYTTSQTLDDRAYGRLPDGGAEWRVFDGLNPLNPPATGLMPSPGQPNGASPVEPTTWGGIKALFE, encoded by the coding sequence ATGAGGGCGGTGTTGACGGTGGTGGCGGTGTTCCTCGCGGGACTCGTGGTCCTCGGGCCGGCGGCGGCCGAGGGGGCGATCGTGCTCAACGAGGTGTTGGCCGACCCGGCGCGCGACTGGTCGCCGACGGACGGCGACGACACGTACGATTCGCTCGACGACGAGTGGGTGGAGATCTACAACACGGGGCCGGCGGCCGTGGACCTGACCGGGTGGCGGCTCACGGACGCAACGGGGGAGTGGCGTTTCGGGTTCGACGGGGTGCTCCAGCCGGGAGCGCACGTTGTCGTGTACGGCAACGAGTCCTACGACTGGGAAGACGCAAACGGGTTCCCGAAGTACGGCCTGTCCCTGAACAACGGCGGCGACACGGTGAAGCTCGTCGCGGCCGACCTCGTGACGGTCGTGGACCAGGTCACCTACACGACGAGCCAGACGCTGGATGACCGCGCGTACGGGCGGCTCCCCGACGGCGGAGCGGAGTGGCGCGTCTTCGACGGTCTCAATCCGCTCAACCCGCCGGCGACCGGGCTCATGCCGTCGCCCGGGCAGCCGAACGGGGCGTCGCCGGTCGAGCCCACGACGTGGGGAGGGATCAAGGCGCTGTTCGAGTAG